In Acidimicrobiia bacterium, the following are encoded in one genomic region:
- a CDS encoding site-specific integrase yields the protein MAEGLAFPWVLLADVVSQLNGGEPVGENLVLAAAYTGLRFGELAGLRVERLNLLARTVTVAETCSEVAGRMVFGEPKTAASRRTITLPRFLVGSLAEHLAGRPAHQSDLVFQAPDGGPLRRTTFRERFWLPAVRASVGEPCRFHDLRHTHVALLIAQGEHPKVIQQRLGHASIRTTLDTYGHLFEGLDEAAAERLDAGFLLLPVDRMLTEPSFGVSEIHPRTQENPR from the coding sequence TTGGCTGAGGGCCTTGCGTTCCCATGGGTGTTGCTGGCGGATGTTGTCAGTCAGCTCAACGGTGGGGAGCCGGTTGGCGAGAACCTCGTGCTGGCCGCCGCCTACACCGGTCTGCGATTCGGTGAACTGGCCGGCTTGCGAGTCGAACGTCTCAATCTATTGGCTCGAACGGTCACCGTCGCCGAGACCTGCAGCGAGGTCGCCGGACGAATGGTGTTCGGCGAACCAAAGACCGCTGCCAGCCGTCGCACGATCACCCTCCCCCGCTTCCTCGTCGGGTCCCTCGCCGAACACCTGGCTGGCCGACCTGCACACCAATCGGATCTCGTGTTCCAGGCGCCCGACGGAGGCCCCCTTCGCAGAACCACGTTTCGTGAACGCTTCTGGCTGCCCGCGGTGCGTGCCTCGGTGGGAGAGCCGTGTCGCTTCCACGATCTCCGGCACACGCATGTCGCCCTCCTGATCGCTCAAGGAGAACACCCGAAAGTGATCCAGCAGCGCCTCGGACATGCCTCGATCAGGACCACCCTCGACACTTACGGACACCTCTTCGAGGGCCTCGATGAGGCAGCCGCCGAGCGCCTCGATGCAGGCTTCCTTTTACTTCCTGTTGACAGGATGTTGACAGAGCCCTCTTTTGGCGTCTCAGAAATCCATCCCAGGACGCAAGAAAACCCCCGTTGA